The region CGTAGCGGCGCAGGTCGAACCAGCGGTGGTTCTCGAAACACAATTCGGCCCGGCGTTCCCGGCGGATTCTCTCTATCAGGGCGTCACCCGAGAGATCGGACAGCGACAGCGGGGTGAATTCGCCCTGTTTGATCCGTTTTTCCAGCAGGTCGTTCAGAGCGTCCAGCGCCGTCTGGTCGTCCAGTTCGGGGTCCATGGCCGCTGCTTCCGCCAGGTTCAGGTAGGCTTCCGACAACCGGAAGGCCCGGGCGAAAGAGCTCGATTCGGGCAGGGTGCTGGTGGGCAGGAACGGAATCGCTTTGCCGTAAGCCAGGAAAATGGTGTCTTTCTGATAGGCGCCTTCCCTGAAAATATAGAAATCCTTTCTCAGGTCGTTCTCCCCGAAACATGCGATCAACTCTTTGGTGGCGTTGAAATACATGCCGCTCGGTCCTCCGTTGCTGTAATCGAACTGCGAGGAGTTGAACGTTTTGCCTACATAGTTGTAGTAGTCCGTGGTTTTCCCGTACAGCCAGATCGTTTCGGGCGAATCGGGAGAGATGATTCCGTAATAGGTCCTTTTGTTCGAGGCGTCGGGCGTGACGGGAGCCGGCAGCGAATTGAGGTCCAGCAGTGAGAAGCTCCAGTCGTGGATCACTTTTCCGGCATATTCGGCCGCTCCTTTCCAGTTTTCCATGTAGAGGTAGACCCGGGACAGGAGCAGCTGCGCCATGGGCAGGCTGACGCGGTAGTCGGGGCGGTATTGCTCGGACTCCGGGATCGACCGGAAATATCTCTCCGAATCCAGCAGGTCGGATACGATCTGTTCGTACACCTCCCGGACGCTGTTTCTGGGGACATCCAGTCCTTCGATGTTGCTGTCGGTTTTCAGCGGTACGCCGGGTGCCTCCGGATTGTAGTTGTACGGCTCCCCGAAAATATTTACTAAACTAAAATAATAAAATGCACGTAAAGCGTAGGCCTGGGCTTTCACCCGGTTCTTGTCGTTGTCGCTTCCGGTCACTTTGTCCACATAGTCGAGCGCGGCATTGGCGCCGAGGATCAGTTCGTAATGGTACTGCCACAGATTGTGGTAATATCCGCCGTAGGACCCTGCGAACTCCCGGTACTGGGTAAACATGTCGGGCTGCCAGGAATAGATGGCCAGGGATGCCCGCATGGAGGTGAGGTCGAAAGAGTAGACGCTTCCCGGCTGCATGGTGAAGGTGATGTCGTCGTCCAGCAGGTTCAGCATGGCGGTGATGTCGGTGTAGAGTTCGGTGGGCCGGGGATAGGCGGTTCCCAGCAGCATGTCGTCGATGCTCTGCACGTCTTGCGGGACGAAATACTGCTGCGACTGGGGCTCCAGGAAATCGCCGCAGGAGGTGCAGAGTCCCAGCGTGAACAAAAAGGTCGTTATTTTGAGATTGATTTTCATGTCTTTGTGTTTTTTAGAATCCGATATTCAGACCGAAGGTGAAGATGCGGGCCCGGACTTGCTGGCCGGGGAGCTCCGGGTCGAATCCGTCGAAGCGCTTGCTGGCGATCACGAAGGGATTGGCCACGCTGAAGCTGGCCTGGAATCGCTGGAGGCCCAGCTTCTTGCACCAGTCGTCCTTCATCTGCCAGGTCAGCATCAACTGCTGGCAGCGCAGGAACGAGCCGTTCACGACCCGCAGGTCGGAGTAGTTCCACATCTGCATCCAGGGCATAATATTGGTGTTCGGCAGCGTGTACCGGTATTCGCTGCCGGTGATGAAGCCCGGAATGTCGGTATGCGCCTCGTCGCCCGGCTTTTTCCACCGGTTGAGCAGGTCGCGGCTCAGGTTGACTTCCGGAGAGGGCATCTGTCCCTGATCCGAGAAGCCGTCGTAGGGGGAGGGCAGACGCTTTTTGGCTCCCAGCAGGAGGGAGAAGTTGCTGCTGAAAAGGACCGATTTGTAACGGAAGTCGATCTGGAGTCCTCCGGTGAAGTTGGGAGTGCTCTGGCCGGAATAGACGAGGAATTCCGTGGGGTCCATATTTACGTCCGTCTCTTTGTCGATCAGGTTGAACAGAGGATGTCCGTCCTCATGGCTCAGACCTGCGTAGGAGAACGACCAGAATCCGGAGACGGGATAGCCCGCCTTAAGAATCTTGCTGCTGCTGCCGTTGAGGAATTCGTAGAGCGTGGGGGTCGAAACCGGATCGCCCGCCTTGTTGAAGTTGCGCGAGGCGTTCAGCCGGACCATCAGCCACAGGTCCTTCTTGTTGATGGGAAAGAACTCCACCGTGGCTTCGACGCCCCGGTTCTTGATGATGCCGCCGTTCACGTCCATCGTGGACAGGCCGTACAGATAGGGAATGTCGCGCGTTACGATGGCGTTCGACTCCCTCGAATAGTACTCGAGGATCACGTTGACCGCGCGGAAAAGCCCCATGTCCAGACCGAGGTTCCAGGTCGTGGTCTTCTCCCAGGAGAGGTTGTAGTTGGGCAGCTGGTAGATCGTGTTGGTGAATTGCTGGTAGAGGTTGTCGACCGTGCCGTATTCGAGGATCAGTTCGTTGCTGCGGTTGGTCAGGGCGTTGCCTTGGATGCCGTAGGTGGCGCGCAGGCGGAGCATGTCCACCCATTTGGCGTTGTTCCTGATCCAGGGCTCCTGGGCTGCGTCCCACGACAGTCCGAACGAATAGTTGGGGTCGAAACGCTTGTTCACGTTCTGTCCGAACCGGTTGGACATGTCGTTGCGGATGTTGGCGTTCAGCACGTAGCGGTTCTTGAACGAATAGGCTACGGTGGCGAAGTAGGAGACGAAATTGGTGACGTTCGGTTTGTAACCCCAGGACGGATTCAGGTTCGAATAGAGGTCGTTGAAAACTCCCCAGTCCGAGGGTATCTGTCCGTTTCCGATGGGTACCAGTTCATCCAACGGGGTGGGCATGGCCAGTTTGTTGCCCCGGTCGGGCGTGTAGCCCCATACCGTGTTGGAAATGGCCTTTTCCGTGGTCGAACGGAGCTCGAAGCCGAGCATGGCGTTCAGCCGGTGGTCCGCCTTGAACGTTTTGGAGAATTTCAGCATGTTGGTGGCGTTGTAGCTGCGCTGCGACACGCTGTTGGTATAGAGCTGGCCTCCGTAGGGCAGTATGGCCGCCCTGAACTCGTCCGTTCCCGGTCCGAATTCGTTGTAGTCGTATCCCCGGAACTCTTTGGCGATGTAATTGGTCTTTTCCAGGTAGTAGCTTTCGGCATTCAGATCGCTGATCGACATGCCGCCCTGCAGCTGGTAGGTGAGCCAGGGGGCGATTTTCCACTCCAGGTCGAGGGAGAAGGAGTAGTCCTTGCGTTCCGTGTTCGCGCCGCTGTTGTCCCGTTCGTTGATGACGTTGTAGCCGAAGTGGTCCCGTTGGTCGTTGAGCCGGTATGAGCCGCGGGCGTTGTAGAAGGCCAGGGACCCGTCGCTTTCGTAGGCGGGAATGGCGCGGCTGGTGGAGATGGCGTAATTGAACGGGTTCACACCGGTGAACGTCGAGGTGTTGCTGACGCTCCCGTTCATGTAGGCGCTGAGCCGTACGTTTTTGTGCAGCGTATTGGTCAGCGCCACGTTGGCGGAGTAGCGTTCGTTGTCGTTGCCGATCTCCTGGCCGTTCTCCTTCGTGTAGCTGAGCGAAACCCGGTAATTGTTTTTGGTGGTTCCGCCCGATACGCTGACGTTATGGTTGTGCGATACGGCCCGGCGGGTCAGGAGCTTGAGCCAGTCGGTGTTGCCCGTTTCGAGCTCCCTTCTGCGGGCGATGTATTCCGCTTCCGAGATCTCCCCCTCGTTCATCATCTTGATGATGCCTTCGTAGGTGTTCCACTGCTTGATGGGCTCGAACTGGTACCTGGTGCCGCTGTTGATCGCCTCGTCGGTGATCTGCATGCGCTCCTGCGAGTTCATCATGTTGAACATACCGTAGTTGGGGCGGTTGGTGATCGAGACGCTTCCGTTGTAGTTGACGCTCACCCGGTCGGTGGTGGCCTTTTTGGTGGTGATGACGATCACGCCGTTCGAAGCTCTCGATCCGTAGATGGCCGTGGCCGAAGCGTCCTTGAGGACGGTGATGCTTTCGATGTCGGCGGGGTTGAGCCACGACACCTGGTTGCCGATGATGGTGCGCAGCTCGCTCATCAGCGAGGCGTTTCCCTCCAGGTTGAGCGGCTCGGGCTGGATGATGCCGTCCACGACCCACAGGGGCGAGGAGTTGCCGAGAAAGGTGGAAGTGCCCCGGATCTCGATCGACGTGGAGCTTCCCACCCGGTTGCTCGTGTTGAGTACGGTCATTCCGGCGATCTGGCCCTGGAGCATCTTGTCGATGGTGGAGTAGGCCCCGATCTTGATGTCGTCCGCCTTGACCTTGGAGTAGGAACCCACCATGTCGGCGCGGTTGATCGTCTGGTAGCCGGTCACCACCACGTCGTCGATCTCCCCGATGTTCTCCTTCAGTACGATGCGGTACTCCTCCTTGCCCGGTTCGATCTTGACGTACTGGGTCAGCATGCCCACGAACGATGCCTGGAACATGGTGGCGTCCTTGGGCAGGAAGAGGACGAAATTGCCGGCGTTGTCGGCCGTGGTGCCGCGGTACGTCTCCTGGGAAAAGAGGGTCGCGCCCGGAATGGGCTGCCCTTTCGTATCGACCACCTTGCCCTTGACCGCCATGAGCGGGGTCTGCGACGGAGTCCGGTAGGGGCGTTTGGTAATGACGACGATGCCGTTTTTGATGTTGTAGGTGAAACTTTTCTGGGTGAGTACCCGTTCGAGCACCGTTTCCCAGTTTTCGTCCGTGGCCCTTACGCTCACCGGCTGCACTCCCTGGAAGAGGGCGGCGGTGTAGAGGAAGTTCTGGCCCGTCTGTTTTTTGATCTCTTCGATGACCTTTTCGAGCGGCACGTCCTGCATGTTCAGGGTCACCTGTTTGGCCGACTGGGCGTGTGCCGCGGAGAGATTGACGCACATGAACAGCAGAACCGCCGTTCCCATCCTCACGAGGCCGGAAAAAGTCCTTCGGCATTTCCGTTCCATAAGTAAACGTTTCATCATTACATGTAAGTGTTGGTTAAGATAATTATGTGGAAGGTGACGGCCGGCCGGAAGTGGAATGCCTGCCGGCTGTCGGTTATATGGTCGTCAGTTCGATGGTCGATCCCTCGATCCGGTAGCCCACTTCGCGGGTGGCGCTCAGAGCCTCCAGGAACACGTTGATGTTGTCGTACCGGCGGACGTTCCCCGTGAAACGCCTCTCTCCGATCGCCTCGTCGGCATATACGACCGAAACGTTGTACCAGCGTTCGAACGTGTTCATGATCTCTTTCAGCGGTTTTTCCCGGAAGACGTAGAGACCGTCTTTCCAGCCCACGAACTCCTCGACGTTCACCTGCTGTTTCAGGGTCCGGCCGTCGTTCAGTGTGACGATCTGTTCGCCGGGCGAGAGGTGGATCGAATCGCCGTTGCGGGTGGTGAACCGTATCTTTCCCGTCAACAGGGTGGTGGTGAGGCGGTCTTCGTCGGCATATCCCGTCACTCCGAACTCCGTTCCGAGTACTTCGATCGTTCCGGCTTCCGTGTCGACCAGAAAACGACGCCCGTCTTTCTTGACATCGAAATAGGCTTCGCCGCAGAGATAGAGCCTGCGCTCCTTTCCGGTCATGCCGGCCGGATATCGGAGGATCGTCCCGGCGTTCAGCCACACCTGCGTGCCGTCGCCCAGCACGAAGTGGAACTCTCCGCCGGCGGGAATTTTCAGTTCATGGTATACGGTGCTCTGTGTCGGCTCCTCGACCGAATAGGAGAGGGTGCCTCCCTCCGAGAGAATGTTCACCCCGTCTTTCTGCAGGGCGGTCGGCTGTTCGGGCGTGATGTCCACGCGGCTGCCGTCGGCCAGCGTCAGCGTGGCTTTGGGAGATCCTGGCGGTATGATTTCGGCGCGGGAGAGTTCCTGCCGGGGTTCGCCCGTGAGCAGCAACAGCGCGGAGGAGACGAGGCCGACCAGCAGGACGGCGGCGGCCGAAGTCCATCGGACTGTCCGGCGGAGCCGCTCCTTCAGGAGCCGGTTTTCGAAAGCGAGATACCCTTCCCGGGGGGAGAAGGCGGCATAGCGGTCCCACTCCCTGTCGAGGAATTTTTTCTCGTGCAGTTCTCCGTACACCTTTTTCAGGGCCGGGTCGCCGAGCATTTCGTTCAGGCGTGCCTCTTCCTTCGGGGAGAGTTTCCCCGTCAGGGATTTCCGCAGCAGTTCCGCGTCGTCGAAAAATCGTTCATTCATTGTAAGCGGGGTTATGGCAATTTATATAATACATAACTCCGTTTTTTAAATGACATCGGAGGTGAAAAAAATGCGTTTCGGACGAAATTTTACGGAAATGTTAAGAATGAAACACCGTCCGGCTTCTGCCGGCGCGTTACCAGAGCAGCAACAGATACATTTTGTTGCGCATTTTCGACCGGAGGTATTTGAAAGCCCGGCTGCGGTGGGTTTTGACGGTGTTGACGCTGACCTCCAGTTTTTGGGCGATCTCCTCCCACGAGTAGCCTTCGATGCTGAGCAGGATGACTTTCCGCTGTTCCGGGGAGAGGTTGTTGATGTGGACGTACAGTTGGCGGAGTACCTCCTCGCGGAGGGTGACCGCATAGAGCTCTTCGGTCGATGCGGACTGTTCGGCTCCGATTTTTTCGAGGATGCCGTTGCGGATATTGTTGTTGCGCAGGAAGATCAGCGTGTTGTTGTAACACGCCCGGTACAGGTATCGGGTCAGTTCGCGTTCGTTCACGAACCGTCGGTCGGACTTCCAGATGTTCACGAAAATCTCCTGGACGATGTCCTTGGCGCTCTCCCCGTCGCCGAGCATGTGCTGGACATAGTTGCACAAGGCCGGATAGTAATGGTCGAAAAGAACCTTCCAGGCTCCTTTGTCCTTGTCGTTCAGGCCGGATATGGGGAATATG is a window of Gallalistipes aquisgranensis DNA encoding:
- a CDS encoding RagB/SusD family nutrient uptake outer membrane protein is translated as MKINLKITTFLFTLGLCTSCGDFLEPQSQQYFVPQDVQSIDDMLLGTAYPRPTELYTDITAMLNLLDDDITFTMQPGSVYSFDLTSMRASLAIYSWQPDMFTQYREFAGSYGGYYHNLWQYHYELILGANAALDYVDKVTGSDNDKNRVKAQAYALRAFYYFSLVNIFGEPYNYNPEAPGVPLKTDSNIEGLDVPRNSVREVYEQIVSDLLDSERYFRSIPESEQYRPDYRVSLPMAQLLLSRVYLYMENWKGAAEYAGKVIHDWSFSLLDLNSLPAPVTPDASNKRTYYGIISPDSPETIWLYGKTTDYYNYVGKTFNSSQFDYSNGGPSGMYFNATKELIACFGENDLRKDFYIFREGAYQKDTIFLAYGKAIPFLPTSTLPESSSFARAFRLSEAYLNLAEAAAMDPELDDQTALDALNDLLEKRIKQGEFTPLSLSDLSGDALIERIRRERRAELCFENHRWFDLRRYGMPEITHRYRKTDALGNFTGPAVVQVLMKNDPAYTLPIPEEVLAKNRGLVQNRLTSGKQPVE
- a CDS encoding SusC/RagA family TonB-linked outer membrane protein — encoded protein: MERKCRRTFSGLVRMGTAVLLFMCVNLSAAHAQSAKQVTLNMQDVPLEKVIEEIKKQTGQNFLYTAALFQGVQPVSVRATDENWETVLERVLTQKSFTYNIKNGIVVITKRPYRTPSQTPLMAVKGKVVDTKGQPIPGATLFSQETYRGTTADNAGNFVLFLPKDATMFQASFVGMLTQYVKIEPGKEEYRIVLKENIGEIDDVVVTGYQTINRADMVGSYSKVKADDIKIGAYSTIDKMLQGQIAGMTVLNTSNRVGSSTSIEIRGTSTFLGNSSPLWVVDGIIQPEPLNLEGNASLMSELRTIIGNQVSWLNPADIESITVLKDASATAIYGSRASNGVIVITTKKATTDRVSVNYNGSVSITNRPNYGMFNMMNSQERMQITDEAINSGTRYQFEPIKQWNTYEGIIKMMNEGEISEAEYIARRRELETGNTDWLKLLTRRAVSHNHNVSVSGGTTKNNYRVSLSYTKENGQEIGNDNERYSANVALTNTLHKNVRLSAYMNGSVSNTSTFTGVNPFNYAISTSRAIPAYESDGSLAFYNARGSYRLNDQRDHFGYNVINERDNSGANTERKDYSFSLDLEWKIAPWLTYQLQGGMSISDLNAESYYLEKTNYIAKEFRGYDYNEFGPGTDEFRAAILPYGGQLYTNSVSQRSYNATNMLKFSKTFKADHRLNAMLGFELRSTTEKAISNTVWGYTPDRGNKLAMPTPLDELVPIGNGQIPSDWGVFNDLYSNLNPSWGYKPNVTNFVSYFATVAYSFKNRYVLNANIRNDMSNRFGQNVNKRFDPNYSFGLSWDAAQEPWIRNNAKWVDMLRLRATYGIQGNALTNRSNELILEYGTVDNLYQQFTNTIYQLPNYNLSWEKTTTWNLGLDMGLFRAVNVILEYYSRESNAIVTRDIPYLYGLSTMDVNGGIIKNRGVEATVEFFPINKKDLWLMVRLNASRNFNKAGDPVSTPTLYEFLNGSSSKILKAGYPVSGFWSFSYAGLSHEDGHPLFNLIDKETDVNMDPTEFLVYSGQSTPNFTGGLQIDFRYKSVLFSSNFSLLLGAKKRLPSPYDGFSDQGQMPSPEVNLSRDLLNRWKKPGDEAHTDIPGFITGSEYRYTLPNTNIMPWMQMWNYSDLRVVNGSFLRCQQLMLTWQMKDDWCKKLGLQRFQASFSVANPFVIASKRFDGFDPELPGQQVRARIFTFGLNIGF
- a CDS encoding FecR family protein; the protein is MNERFFDDAELLRKSLTGKLSPKEEARLNEMLGDPALKKVYGELHEKKFLDREWDRYAAFSPREGYLAFENRLLKERLRRTVRWTSAAAVLLVGLVSSALLLLTGEPRQELSRAEIIPPGSPKATLTLADGSRVDITPEQPTALQKDGVNILSEGGTLSYSVEEPTQSTVYHELKIPAGGEFHFVLGDGTQVWLNAGTILRYPAGMTGKERRLYLCGEAYFDVKKDGRRFLVDTEAGTIEVLGTEFGVTGYADEDRLTTTLLTGKIRFTTRNGDSIHLSPGEQIVTLNDGRTLKQQVNVEEFVGWKDGLYVFREKPLKEIMNTFERWYNVSVVYADEAIGERRFTGNVRRYDNINVFLEALSATREVGYRIEGSTIELTTI
- a CDS encoding RNA polymerase sigma factor, with amino-acid sequence MESPMDIFPISGLNDKDKGAWKVLFDHYYPALCNYVQHMLGDGESAKDIVQEIFVNIWKSDRRFVNERELTRYLYRACYNNTLIFLRNNNIRNGILEKIGAEQSASTEELYAVTLREEVLRQLYVHINNLSPEQRKVILLSIEGYSWEEIAQKLEVSVNTVKTHRSRAFKYLRSKMRNKMYLLLLW